The following are encoded in a window of Panicum virgatum strain AP13 chromosome 5N, P.virgatum_v5, whole genome shotgun sequence genomic DNA:
- the LOC120672942 gene encoding uncharacterized protein LOC120672942, with protein sequence MSKPARAERAASPSRKQEEEEKLVGKRRRAPRAKERERPSPPRAGVEGAMEVESAPRAPVVEETRVPEPARAGDEGAAAAATVEEEAWKAQYDVGTQIQDALGYAFQLHQKTNFLISKRLREISCNKSAELARLYSQLRWLGQYNASLVVRTIGANTLVTDLGVRQRAPEEELAQAASERDAQRAAAERKAQEEAAARSAEAALKVKEDSLSTLQAQVNVALTRLEEAQGDIRELRKAVADETAAKEDVHSALTAAQNERSGGRAHQKHLLPWRSTALAVATTHYDMDLERVSSGYVVASGIGANAALAAIDDADAAVKEFAAVLARKFEDDIPPIAEFDAVEDPQGGEDNL encoded by the exons ATGTCGaagccggcgagggcggagcGGGCAGCGTCGCCCAGCCggaagcaggaggaggaggagaagctggTGGGGAAGCGCAGGAGAGCCCCGCGAgccaaagagagggagagacccTCGCCCCcaagggctggggtcgagggggCCATGGAAGTGGAGTCGGCGCCAAGGGCGCCGGTGGTGGAAGAAACCCGTGTCCCGGAGCCCGCGAGGGCCGGGGACGAGGGTGCTGCTGCAGCGGCGACA gtggaggaggaggcctggaaggCACAGTACGACGTCGGCACTCAGATCCAGGACGCCCTCGGCTATGCCTTCCAGCTGCATCAGAAGACGAATTTCCTTATAAGCAAG cggctgagggaaatctcttGCAACAAAAGCGCCGAGCTGGCCCGGTTGTACTCCCAGTtgcgctggcttgggcagtACAATGCCAGTTTGGTTGTTCGGACGATTGGGGCCAACACCTTGGTGACCGACCTGGGGGTGCGCCAGCGtgcgccggaggaggagctggcgcaggCCGCTAGCGAGCGCGATGCCCAGAGGGCTGCGGCGGAGCGGAAGGCCCAGGAG GAGGCGGCCGCTCGGAGCGCGGAGGCTGCCCTCAAGGTGAAAGAGGACTCCTTGTCCACACTCCAGGCACAGGTGAACGTCGCGCTGACTCGGCTAGAGGAGGCGCAAGGAGACATCAGAG AGCTGAGGAAagcggtggcggacgagaccgcggcaaAGGAGGATGTCCATagcgcgctcacggcggcgcaaAACGA GCGGTCGGGTGGCCGAGCACATCAAAAGCACCTTCTGCCATGGCGTTCAacggccctcgccgtggccacgACGCACTACGATATGGACCTcgagagggtgtcgtcggggtacgtcgttgcGTCCGGCATCGGTGCGAATGCCGCGTTGGCTGCCATAgatgacgccgacgccgccgtcaAGGAGTTCGCTGCCGTCCTGGCCAGGAAGTTTGAGGACGACATTCCCCCCATAGCCGAATTCGACGCTGTTGAAGATCCGCAGGGGGGAGAGGATAACCTGTAG